The nucleotide sequence GGGTTCGTCCTCCCCGGGGCGGCCCTGGCGACGGCGTCCGTCGTGTTCGGCGTCGCGCCGATGATGTGGTCGGAGCTGGTCGACCATGCCGCGCAGGCGCTCGACGCCGGCGCCGGGACGCACCTCGAGCTGTGGCACGGTTTCACGACGGCGCTCGTCCTCTCGATCGCGACGCTCGCCTGTGGCGCCCTTGTCTTCATCGGCCGCCGACGGGTGGCGGTCCTCCAGGGCCGACTGGCGCCTCCGGTGACGGGCGCGGCCGTCTACGACGGCACCGTGCGGGTGGCCCAGAAGATCGCCGTGCTCGCGACGAGCGTCGCCCAATCCGGTTCCATGCCGATCTACCTGGCGGTGACGCTCGCGACCGCCGCGGTGGTGCCGGGTGTCGGCTTGCTGTCGGGTGAGTGGTTCCCCGGGTGGCCCGACGTGCTGGGCCGCCCGGCACACCTCCCCATCGCGGCCCTGCTGATCACGGCTGCGGTGGCGGCGACGGTCGCAACCCGGCGGTTCGCGGCGGCGCTGCTGCTGGGCGTCGTGGGATACGGGATGGCGATCTTCTTCGTCGTCCAGGGAGCCCCGGACCTGGCGCTCACCCAGTTCGCCGTCGAGACGCTGTCCGTCGTCGTCTTCCTGCTCGTCCTGCGCCGGCTGCCCGACCGCTTCGAGCGGCGTCCGCAGGCAATCGGCCGGGTCTACCGCCTGACGGTGGCGGCGGCGGTCGGCGTATTCGTCGTGCTGATGGCGGTCGCGGTGTCGGGCTCGCGGACGGCCCCTCCGGTATCGCGGGCGATGTCGGAACGGGCGCTCTCCGATGGCGACGGCAAGAACGTGGTCAACGTCATTCTCGTCGACATCCGTGGGATGGACACGATGGGCGAGGTCACCGTGCTCGTTGCCGCCGCGATCGGGATCGTCGCCCTGGCGCGGGTCGGCGAGGTCCCGCGTGGCCGCTCTTTGCGACGCGGCCGCGGCCGGCGTCGGGTGGCGTCATGACGCCACGGCGCTCCGTGATCGTCGACACCACGGTCCGTCTGGTCTTCGACGCCGCGTTGGTCCTGTCGGTGTACCTGCTCTTCGCCGGCCACAACCAGCCGGGCGGCGGCTTCGTCGGTGGCCTGGTGGCCGCCGCTGCCTTCGCACTGCGGTACATCTCCGGCGGACTGGAGGACGTGCACGCCGCCGCTCCGGGCCCGCCGTGGGGTTTCCTGTCCGCCGGACTGCTGGTGGCGGTCGTAGCGGCGCTCGTGCCGGTGGTGGCGGGCGCCGGACCCCTCGACCAGACCGCAGTGGAGTGGGACCTCCTGCTGGTCGGTCACGTGAAGCTCACGACGGCGACCGTCTTCGACACCGGCGTCTACCTCATCGTCGTGGGGGTTGTCCTGATGGCGTTCGAGGGCCTCGGCGAGTACTGGCGGGATGCCGTCCGGCCGCCGCCCGAGGACGGCACGTGACACTGCTGCTGATCGTGACGGCCGGCCTTCTCTGCGCGTGCGGGACGTACCTCGTGCTCGGGCGTCAGCTCAGCCGCGTCGTGATCGGCGTCGGTCTCCTCGGCCACGGCGTCAACATCCTGCTCGTTCTCTCCGGCGGTGACGGCGGCGACCCGGCCTTCGTGGGCGGCGACGCGGGCGAGTTCGCCGATCCGCTCCCGCAGGCGCTCGTCCTCACGGCCATCGTGATCACCTTCGGGGTGATCGCGTTCTTGCTCGCGCTGGCGTTCAGGAGTTGGCGATTGACGGAGGACGACGAGGTCGAAGACGACGTGGAGGACCGCCGCATCGCCCGAGACGCCGTCTTGTTCGCCGATGACGAGGAAGAGTCGTGAACGCGCTCCTCGCCGGGCCCATCCTGCTCCCGCTCGCCGGCGCAGCGCTGTCCATTGGTGTCGGACGGTGGCGGCACGCCCAGCGCGTCATCGGTGTGGTGACCCTCACCGTCGTCACCGGCCTGAGCGTCGCGCTGCTCCTCCGAGTCGACGACGAGGGCCCTCGGTCCGTGCAGGCGGGCGGCTGGGAGGCGCCCGTCGGCATCACGCTCGTGGCGGACCGTCTCGCCGCGATCATGCTCCTCATCGCGGTGCTGATGCTGCTGGCCGTGCTCGTGTACGCGATCGGCCAGCCGGGTGCCGAGGAGGACCACGTCGGTTTCCACCCCGTCTACCTGATCCTCGCGGCCGGCGTCGCCGCGGCGTTCCTCACCGGCGACCTGTTCAACCTGTTCGTCGCCTTCGAAGTCATGCTGATGGCGAGCTACGTCCTCATCACGCTCGGGGGGCGGGCCGACCAGGTGCGCAGCGGCATGACCTACGTCGTCATGAGCCTCATCGCCTCGACCCTCTTCCTGCTCACGCTGGCGTTCGTGTACTCGTCGACGGGGACCGTCAACCTCGCCGACCTCAGCACCAAGATCGCCGACCTCCCCAGTGGTGTCCGAAGCGGGTTGGCGCTGCTGCTCATCGTGGTCTTCGGCATCAAGTCGGCGATCTTCCCGCTCTACTTCTGGCTCCCGGACAGCTACCCGACGGCGCCGACGCCCGTGACCGCCGTGTTCGCCGGGCTCCTCACCAAGGTCGGTGTCTACGCGCTGGTGCGCAGCCAGACGCTCCTCTTCCCCGAGGACACCCAGCCCGGGACGCTGCTGCTCGCCGTGGCGGCAGTCACCATGGTGGTCGGGGTTCTCGGCGCGATCGCCCAGAACGACATCAAGCGGATCCTGTCGTTCCACATCGTGAGCCAGATCGGCTACATGGTGATGGGACTCGGCCTGTTCACCGTGGCCGGCCTCGCGGGCGCCGTTATCTACATCATCCACCACATCGTGGTGAAGACCACGCTGTTCCTCGTCGCCGGGCTCATCGAGCAGCGCACCGGTACGGCCAAGTTGGCCGACCTGACGGGGCTGCGCCGCCTGGAACCAGCGCTCGCCGTCCTGTTCCTGCTCCCGGCGCTCAGCCTGGCCGGGATCCCGCCATTCTCAGGGTTCGTCGCCAAGCTGGCGCTGGTTCAAGCCGGGCTCGCCACCGGTGAGTACGTCGTGGTGGCGGTGAGCCTGGCGGTCAGCCTGCTCACCCTCTTCTCCATGACGAAGATCTGGGCCAACACGTTCTGGGGCCCCGATCCGAGCAGCGACCCGGGGCGGACGCTGACCGCGCCTCGACGAGCGCTCATGGTCGGGTCCACCGCGAGCCTCGTCGTCCTCAGCATCGGGATCGCCGTGGCGGCAGGACCAATCTACGACCTGTCGGAACGCGCTGCTGCGGATCTCGTCGACACGAGCACCTACGTCGACGAAGTGCTGGCGCCGTGACGCGCCTCCTTCACGTCGTCACACTCACGGCGATCTGGCTGGCCCTCTGGTCCGACATGTCCACCGCCAACGTGCTCAGCGGCGTTCTCCTCGCATGTGCGATCGGCCTCTTCTTCGGCACCTGGCGCACCGGCACCGTCGTCGTTCGACCGCTCGACGCCGCCCGGTTCGCGCTGTACTTCGTCGCCAAGCTCGTGCAGGCGACCGTCACCGTCGCTCGCGCCGTGATCGCCCCGCGGCATCGCGTGCACACCGGGATCGTCGCTGTGCCGCTGCGCGGGTGCTCCGATGCGGTCGCGACGCTCATCGCCGACGCCATCAGCCTCACTCCGGGCACCCTGACGCTCGAGCTTCGCCGCCGCCCCCTGACCCTGTTCGTCCACGCCCTCGACGTCCGCGACGTGGAGCAGGTGCAGGCCGACGTCCGCCGGCTCGAGGTGCTCGCTTTGAAGGCGTTCGGCCCACCCGCCGCGCTCAGCGGTCTCGACGTCGATGACACCACCTCCTGGGAGTGCACGTGATCGTCGCCGCCACCGTGCTCCTCGTCGCCAGCGCCGCCTGCTTCATGACTCGGGCGGTGCTCGGCCCCTCGCTCGCCGACCGGGTGGTCGCGATCGACGGCTTCGTCGTGACGATCGTCGCCGTGATCCTCGTGGACTCGATCCGCACCGGCAGCCCGTGGTTCCTCGGCGTCGCCGTCGTCGTGGCGTTCGTCGGGTTCGTCGGCACCACCGCCGCCGCCAGGTTCATCGAACGGCGAGGGGGCTGACGTTGAAGACGGTCGCCGAGGTGCTCGCGCTCACGGGAGCGGTGTTCGCACTGCTCGCCGGTATCGGCGTTCTCCGCTTCCGGGACGTCTACGCACGCATGCATGCCGCCACGAAGGCCACCACCCTCGGGGTCGCGCTCGTCGGGCTCGGCGCCGCCATCGCCCTCGACAGCGGACGCTCGAAGGCCCTTCTCGGCGTGGTCTTCATCTTCATCACCGCGCCGAGCGCCGCCCACTTCGTCGGCCGGGCCGCCTACCGAGCCGAGGGCATCGAGATCGACCTCGCCGCTCGCGATGATCTCGCCACGATGCTCGACGAGCGGGATGCGCTTGACTGAGTCGAGCCAGGCCGTGCGCTTCGCAGCTCAGCCGGTCTCTTGAGCGGGCGGCGCACCGGAGGCGTCCCGGGCCCGCTCGAACGCGTCGCGCGCCTCCTGAGCCTTCTGCGCGTACGTCACGAGGTCGCCCGCCCGCAGCGCGGCGTCCGCTTCGGCGAACGCTGCGGCGGCCGCTCCCAGGTGCTGGCGCACCTCCTGTGACACTCCCTCCGGAGTCCCGCCGGCCGGTACCTCGCCCGGCTCGCTGGTCGCGGCGTCGGCCGGGCCCTCCTCCAGCGTCTCCGGCGCGGCCCCGAAAACTGCCACGAGCGCATCCTGGAAGGTGTCCCGGACGGCGATGCGGTCACCGAACGCGACGATCACCTTCTTGAGCTCTGGAACGGCGTTCGCCCCCGTCGCCTGCACGTAGAGCGGACGCACGTAGATGAGCGACTGCTCCACGGGGATGATGACGAGGTTCCCCAGCCGCACCTCCGAACCGGCCCTGCTCAAGAGGGTGATCAGCTGGGAGACCTCGGGCTCCTGGTTGATCCTCGCGTTCACGATGGCTGGGCCATCGACCTGGCGGTCCCGGGGCATGACGAACACTTCCAGCTCGCCGTAGTCGTCGGGGTCCGCCTTGGCGACCATGAAGGCGGAGAGCTCTCGCCGTGAGTCGTCCTCCGAGAACGGCACGAACGGCTGGAGGATGAGGAACTCGGTCGCCGGAGCACCCGGCAGCTTCATCAGCAGGTAGTAGGGGTCCATCCGCCGTGCCGACTCGCCCCCCGGGGCGGCTGGGGCCGCTGAGGCGGGCTGTGGGGTGGTCGCCTGCGGGGCCGGGGCGGCCGTACCGGGGTCCTGGGCGAGGTTCCAGCGGTCGGACTGGGAGTAGAACTCCCCGGGATCTCCGATGTGGTAGCGGCCCCACATGTCCGTCTGGACCCGGAACAGGTCCTCCGGGTAGCGGAAATGCCTCCGCAGCTCATCGGGTACCTCGTCGGCGTCGCGAAAGAGCCTGGGGAACGCCTTGGCGTAGGCGGCCGTGATCGGGTCGTCCGGGTCGACGCGGTAGAAGATCGGGTCGCCGTCGTAGGCATCCACAGCGACCTTCACCGAGTTGCGCACGTAGTTGAACCCGTGGTTCAGGCCACTGGCCGGGCCGACCCGTCCGCCGCCGGCGGACTCGGCGTAGGGGTAGCGGTCGGTCGTGGTGTACGCGTCGATGAGCCAAGTGATGCGGCCGTCGAACACCACGGGGTAGGGGTCGTCGTCGAAGTGCAGGAAGGGGGCGATGGCCTCGACCCGCTCACGGATGTCCCGCCGGTACAGGATCCTCGAATCCTCGGTCATGAACCCGGAGATGGCGGGATTGACGTCGGCGAAGCGCAGGGCGAACGCCACGCGGCGAAGGATCGACCCGATCCCGACGCCTCCCTTGCCGTCGTAGCGATTGGTGACCGCGGTCCCGTCCTCGCGGACGTAGTCGATCTCGTCGCGCCCGCTGTTGACGATGGCATAGCCGCCGATGGCCTCGCCGTGGTAGAGCCTGGGCTGGGCGATCTCGGGCTCGCCTTGCGGGGGGATGTTCTTGACCAGGAAGTCGGGCTGGCCGTCCGACGTCACGGCGTTGGCGGGGGAGAGCACGGCGCCGTAGCCATGGGTGAACGCCAGGTGGCGGTTCTCCCAGGTGTCGGAGGGAAGGCTGTCGGGGCTGAGCTCCCGAGCGGACAGGAGGATCTGCGTCTTCTCGTCGCCGACCCCGTAGCGGTCGACGTCCACGTCGGTGAACCGGTAGAAGGTCCGCACCTCCTGCAGTCGCTGGTAGGTCTGGCGCAGGACCTGGGGATCCCACAGGCGCACGTTGCGGATCGTCTCCGCGTTGTCCACGAGCGCCTCGGCGCGAAGGTTCTCGTCGTAGGCGAAGTCGCGAACCGTCACGTCGTCAAGCCCCATAGCGGCGCGAGTGGCCGCGATGTTCCGCTCGATGAACGGCGCTTCCCGCGTGGACTCGGCCGGCTCGACGCGGAACCGCTGGATGAGCGCCGGGTAGGCCGTCCCGGCGATCAGAGCGACCAGCGCCCACAGTCCTACGGCGATGGCGGGCAACGTCCACCGCTGCTGACGGATGTTGTAGAGGAACAGCCCGGCGGTGAGCAGCGATATCACGATGAGCAGCTCGAAGGCGGGAAGCTGGGCGTTGACGTCCGTGTACGACGCGCCCTGGACGACGCCGCGTGTCGAGCGGGTGAGGTCGAAGCGGTCGAAGTAGTAGCCGAGCGCTTTGAGCAGGGCGATGACCCCGAGAAGCACAGAGAGGTGGGCCGTCGCCGCCGGCGTGGCCCGCCGGCGACGGACCTGGAACCGCAACCCGCCGTAGACGTAGTGGGCGGCCGTCGCGACCAGTGCCGCGACGACGAGGGCCACGAACAGCCAGTCGGCTACGAAGGCCAGGAACGGCAGCTGGAAGACGTAGAAGCCCACGTCGCGCCCGAACAGGGGGTCCTCGACGCCGAAGGAGACGGAGTTGCGGAGGAGGACCCACTCGTCCCAGCGCCCCGCTGCGCTGAGCCCGAAGAACAGCCCGAGGACGACGGCCACCGCGGCGTGCACGAGCGCGGGCCGGCGGTCGACCACCGCCAGGAGCGGCTGTAGCCCCACCTCCTCCGGTCCGGGGGGGCGCACGTGGGGGGCGAGGCGCCGGGCCATCGCCAGGTTGCCCCAGATCAGCCCCGAGAACACCGCGGTGAACACGAGGGCGAGGCTCACCTTGGACCAGAGGACGCCGGCCCACACGCTGGTCTGCTCCAGGGAGTCGAACCAGAGGTAGTCGGTGTAGAAGCCGGCGATGGCGCGTGCGGAGGTGAGGAGCACTGCAGCAGCGGCGGCACCAAGAAGCACCAGGGTGCGCAGCGCCGAGCGCCGGAAGGCCTCTCTTCGAGGCTCGGGATCCTCAGCGCTCATGTCGGCCCAGAGCGGAGCGGGGATGACGGTCGCGGCGTACCGCCCACCAACGGAGCGTCGCTGAGGGCGTCGCACGTAGACCCGCATGGTTCCGGTCACCAGGCGCCCCGGCCTCCGGACACACCTGCGGGGTGAAGGGTGGCTCGGCCATGAAGCTCCTCATCAGGGTCGACGGACTATCTCGCCGACCAGGCTTCCCGGCACGCCAACCGCCACCGTAGCCCACGGGCACCCCTCCGTGTTGGCGGCGATCAACGAAGCGACGTTCACAGCGCTTCGTAAGGGCAGGTGAACGTTGAGCCGAAGGGCCCACCCTGATCAGGCTGATGACGCCACCCGATGTGCTGACGGAAAGGACCCACAGCCTCAGGACAGGTCGCCGGCATCCGTCAGCCAGGGGGAGGGTAGGCGCGGGCATCGCCAAATCCGAGGTCGAAAGTCACCAGAGCTCGCTCGTCGCGACGGCAGCGGCGAGGACGTCGGGATCGGGTCGGCCGGCGAGCTGCTCTTCAGCAACGGTATCGACGTCGTGGCCGAGAGCGAGAAGTGGATCCTTGGCGACGACAGTGGTGTTCTCGCCGAGCTTGAGCCTCACGTGGTCGGCGAGAGCGGACGGATCTCCTGCTTGGCGAGCCAGGCTCCGTAGGCGACCGCGGCCCCGACGCCGTCGGCAGCTCGAGCGGGTCGTCGTTCACGGCTCCAGTATCCCTGGCGAGAACCCGCCCGCGCCGGCCGCCCGACCCACCACGTGAGCCGCTGGTCGGCTCGTGAGGTCCCCGTCACGGCCGTGTAGGTGGCAACGTGGCGCTCCGCCCCCGCGGCCTTCAGGACCGGCGGACGGCGCGTCGGGCGGGCCGCTCCCGGCGAGGCGTTCATGCGAACAGCCCGGTGCGGGGGCCGGCGGCCCGTGATCGCAGGTAGGCGAGCATGGCGCTCTCGCCGGCGGGAGTAAGCCGGATTCGTCGGGACGGCCAGTCGCCTTCCTCGACGACGAGCGCGAACAAGCCGCCCAGCCGCAGCCACGGCCGGGTCGCCCATCTGACCTCCCGCTCGCCCGGCGGTTCCCCGCCGTGGCCTCCGACCCGCCAGCCGTGCTCGGCGGCGAGCGCCGCGACACGGGGCCACAGTTCGTTGGTGGCGATCTCTCGGCTCTCCTGGTCCAACAGGACCAGGGTGGCGGTCTCGGCCATCATCTGGTCGAAGTCGTCGTCGCCGGCCAGCCAAGGCACCACCCGAGCCCAGGCCAGGGTCGGGTCGGCCGCCATGGCCCGTCCCGACGGCGTGAGCTGGAGCCGGCGTCGGTGGCGGCGGGCGGCACCGCAGTGGCGGACGAGGTCGTGCACGGCGCCGAGCTGCCACACGTCGTCCTGGCGGTTCGGTCCCCGGAAGCCGTATTCCCACCATGCCCACCGCTGGGTGGCCTCGATCACGAATGCCCGGTTGAGGGCGCCGGTCTGGGTCAGGTCAAGGCCGCCGCGGGTCTCGAGCTCGCCGAGCAGCCACCGCAACGGCGCCAAGAGATCGGCGGCGGCGTCGGGCACCGGGATGGGTGGCAGCAGCCGGTTGGCGTGGCGGGCCCGCAGCACCCCCAGCCCCTGGCTGCGACCTCGGGCGAAGGACACCCAGTGTTCGAGGCGCTCAGTGAGGATCGCGCTGCGCCACGTCTGGGTGGGGAGGGTGGAGTGGGGGCGGTCCAGCGTGCCGGCCGCCACCGCCTGCTGGCGTTCCCGCCAGCCCCGTGCACCCGGCACCAGCTCGCCGGCGGCGATCGCCTGCTCCAGGGCCATGGCGACCGTGGACCGGGCGCACGCCTCGTCGGTACCCATCATCGACCCCCAAGCGAAGTCGTCGAGATCGGGCGGGTCGATCCCCGAGCGCGCGACGGCCCGCCGGAACGCCTGCCGGCCCTGGTCGTCGGAGCGGCGGTAGGCGGCGTGGACCTCGGCGGTCACCGGCGAACGGCAGATCGCCGCGTAGCGGTCGAGACCCAAACCGTCGAGCAGCGCCGCGGTAGCGGCGGCGACCTTGGTGACGACGTCCTCCTCAGGGGGCGCCAACCACTTCAGCGGCAGCTCATACCACAAGAAGAGCTGGACCTGTTCCTGGGTCATGGACGCCACCCCCTGGCCCCAGGTCAGGGCGTTCCAGGCCGCTTCGGCGTTCCTGCCCAACTCTTCGTCTCGAGCCCACAGCTTGGCGATGACCGGCTCCGCAGGCCGGTCCCCGTTACCGGAGTCCAGATCCTCGTCGTCGTGCATACCTCATCCTTCCGCGGCGGCGGGCGCTTCCGCCCCCCAGCACGTTCGCTGATCTCCCGACCCGGTGGCCCTGACCAGGGCGGCGACCTCGGGCTACGCGGTGGGCGGCTTCGTCTCAGCATCGGAGGGTCGACGGTGGCGATACGCCGACGGGCCCGTTCGATCTCGGCAAGCTTGTCACGACACCGGCGAGGATGGACCTGACCCGGTCATGGAGACCATGGCAGGGAAGAAGGCCGGGCACCGGCGGTCGTTCTCCGAGGAGTTCGAGGCGGAGCTGGTCGACCTTGTCCGCACCAGCGGCAAGACGGTCACCGAG is from Acidimicrobiales bacterium and encodes:
- a CDS encoding MnhB domain-containing protein, with the translated sequence MTPRRSVIVDTTVRLVFDAALVLSVYLLFAGHNQPGGGFVGGLVAAAAFALRYISGGLEDVHAAAPGPPWGFLSAGLLVAVVAALVPVVAGAGPLDQTAVEWDLLLVGHVKLTTATVFDTGVYLIVVGVVLMAFEGLGEYWRDAVRPPPEDGT
- a CDS encoding NADH-quinone oxidoreductase subunit K, whose protein sequence is MTLLLIVTAGLLCACGTYLVLGRQLSRVVIGVGLLGHGVNILLVLSGGDGGDPAFVGGDAGEFADPLPQALVLTAIVITFGVIAFLLALAFRSWRLTEDDEVEDDVEDRRIARDAVLFADDEEES
- a CDS encoding Na+/H+ antiporter subunit D codes for the protein MNALLAGPILLPLAGAALSIGVGRWRHAQRVIGVVTLTVVTGLSVALLLRVDDEGPRSVQAGGWEAPVGITLVADRLAAIMLLIAVLMLLAVLVYAIGQPGAEEDHVGFHPVYLILAAGVAAAFLTGDLFNLFVAFEVMLMASYVLITLGGRADQVRSGMTYVVMSLIASTLFLLTLAFVYSSTGTVNLADLSTKIADLPSGVRSGLALLLIVVFGIKSAIFPLYFWLPDSYPTAPTPVTAVFAGLLTKVGVYALVRSQTLLFPEDTQPGTLLLAVAAVTMVVGVLGAIAQNDIKRILSFHIVSQIGYMVMGLGLFTVAGLAGAVIYIIHHIVVKTTLFLVAGLIEQRTGTAKLADLTGLRRLEPALAVLFLLPALSLAGIPPFSGFVAKLALVQAGLATGEYVVVAVSLAVSLLTLFSMTKIWANTFWGPDPSSDPGRTLTAPRRALMVGSTASLVVLSIGIAVAAGPIYDLSERAAADLVDTSTYVDEVLAP
- a CDS encoding Na+/H+ antiporter subunit E yields the protein MTRLLHVVTLTAIWLALWSDMSTANVLSGVLLACAIGLFFGTWRTGTVVVRPLDAARFALYFVAKLVQATVTVARAVIAPRHRVHTGIVAVPLRGCSDAVATLIADAISLTPGTLTLELRRRPLTLFVHALDVRDVEQVQADVRRLEVLALKAFGPPAALSGLDVDDTTSWECT
- a CDS encoding monovalent cation/H+ antiporter complex subunit F, coding for MHVIVAATVLLVASAACFMTRAVLGPSLADRVVAIDGFVVTIVAVILVDSIRTGSPWFLGVAVVVAFVGFVGTTAAARFIERRGG
- the mnhG gene encoding monovalent cation/H(+) antiporter subunit G; this encodes MKTVAEVLALTGAVFALLAGIGVLRFRDVYARMHAATKATTLGVALVGLGAAIALDSGRSKALLGVVFIFITAPSAAHFVGRAAYRAEGIEIDLAARDDLATMLDERDALD
- a CDS encoding UPF0182 family protein, whose protein sequence is MSAEDPEPRREAFRRSALRTLVLLGAAAAAVLLTSARAIAGFYTDYLWFDSLEQTSVWAGVLWSKVSLALVFTAVFSGLIWGNLAMARRLAPHVRPPGPEEVGLQPLLAVVDRRPALVHAAVAVVLGLFFGLSAAGRWDEWVLLRNSVSFGVEDPLFGRDVGFYVFQLPFLAFVADWLFVALVVAALVATAAHYVYGGLRFQVRRRRATPAATAHLSVLLGVIALLKALGYYFDRFDLTRSTRGVVQGASYTDVNAQLPAFELLIVISLLTAGLFLYNIRQQRWTLPAIAVGLWALVALIAGTAYPALIQRFRVEPAESTREAPFIERNIAATRAAMGLDDVTVRDFAYDENLRAEALVDNAETIRNVRLWDPQVLRQTYQRLQEVRTFYRFTDVDVDRYGVGDEKTQILLSARELSPDSLPSDTWENRHLAFTHGYGAVLSPANAVTSDGQPDFLVKNIPPQGEPEIAQPRLYHGEAIGGYAIVNSGRDEIDYVREDGTAVTNRYDGKGGVGIGSILRRVAFALRFADVNPAISGFMTEDSRILYRRDIRERVEAIAPFLHFDDDPYPVVFDGRITWLIDAYTTTDRYPYAESAGGGRVGPASGLNHGFNYVRNSVKVAVDAYDGDPIFYRVDPDDPITAAYAKAFPRLFRDADEVPDELRRHFRYPEDLFRVQTDMWGRYHIGDPGEFYSQSDRWNLAQDPGTAAPAPQATTPQPASAAPAAPGGESARRMDPYYLLMKLPGAPATEFLILQPFVPFSEDDSRRELSAFMVAKADPDDYGELEVFVMPRDRQVDGPAIVNARINQEPEVSQLITLLSRAGSEVRLGNLVIIPVEQSLIYVRPLYVQATGANAVPELKKVIVAFGDRIAVRDTFQDALVAVFGAAPETLEEGPADAATSEPGEVPAGGTPEGVSQEVRQHLGAAAAAFAEADAALRAGDLVTYAQKAQEARDAFERARDASGAPPAQETG
- a CDS encoding transposase encodes the protein METMAGKKAGHRRSFSEEFEAELVDLVRTSGKTVTEVCRALDLTETAMRGCLRQAEIHGVSGAG